The genomic interval TATAAAATTTCTCGAAAGCTTATAAAAAATGGAACGGAAGGATTTTTTAAAATTATGTGGCGGCTCCTGTCTTGGCCTGATAGGCATATCTGTTTTTACAGAAAGCTGCAGTCCCACTCATTACGTTCAGGGTGTTGTGAATAACAATATGATACGCGTAGCTAAAACAGAGTTTATTGTTCTTAAAAACGATATAACCAATTTCCGTAAATACCTTATTGTAAAAACTGATAAATTGGATTTTCCAATTGTTGTCTACCGTAATTCCGACACTTCCTATACAGGATTATTCATGAAGTGTACACACCAGGGTGTGGAATTAAGTGTTAATGGTGATATTATTACATGTACGGCCCACAATAGTGAATTCAACAATAAGGGAGAGATTATCCAGGGGCCGGCCGATCAGAAGTTAAGATCATTTCCTGTAACCAGTGATGAAACGAATATTTACTTACAACTATCTTAAAATGAACCGAACACTCTTATTTTTTACTCTTACAGCCTTTACCGGTACTTCATTGGCTCAAACAGATTCTTCCCTTATTAAACGTATTCCTGCCGACACAGGTAAGTTACATATGAATATGGACGCGATCTATAATCGTCCTTTCCTGCAAATGGATAAATTACCTGTATCGATCGGAGGATACCTTGAGGCGAACAGCAGCTATTCCGGAACTGATGGTGTGTCGGAAGGATTGTCATTCCGGGTTCCGCGGCTTTCTGTTTTTATCTCTTCAACAATTAAAAAACGGATAAAATTTCTATCGGAGATCGAATTTGAAGAAGGAGGAAGGGAGATCGGGATCGAGTTCGCTTCAATGGATATTGAATTACATCCGTTCTTTAATCTCAGAGGTGGGGTTATCTTAAATCCTATAGGCGCGTTCAACCAAAACCATGATGGACCAAAGTGGGAATTTATAGACCGTCCGATCTCTGCTACCACTATCATTCCCTCTACGTGGAGTAACGCAGGTTTTGGTGTTTTCGGAAAATATGCCTACAACAAATGGGTCTGGGCCTATGAGGCGTATTTAACAAATGGTTTTGATAATACAATAATTGCCAATGACAAGAACCGGACCTGGCTTCCTTCAAGCAAACAAAATACAGAACGGTTTGATGAAAGTTTTAACGGAGTGCCTCTTGTTACCGCTAAAACTGCTATCAGGCACAGAAAAATAGGGGAGGTAGGTATATCATGGATGGGTGGTATTTATAATAAATTTATGGAGGACGGCTTGCAGCTTGACGCGAGAAGAAGAGTGGATCTGTTCGCGATCGATTTCAATACAACTATATCCCATATCAATACCTACATTAATGGCGAATGGGTATGGGCGATGATAGATGTCCCTGTAACATATACGCAGCAGTTTGGAAATAAACAGCAGGGCGGATTTTTGGATATTGTACAGCCAATTATTAAACGTAAAATGTTAGGATGGGAAAAGAGCACTTTAAATATAGCCTTCCGAACAGAGTACGCTGATTATAATGTGGGAATTTTTAAAGAAACAGGGGAGAATATTTCAGATCACATTATTGCTCTTGTTCCGGGCATCAGTTTTCGTCCTTCTCAGCTCACTGTTGTGCGCTTTAATTACAGGTATCATTGGGAAACGGACCTGTTGGGAAATCCGTCATCAAGGACCGCCGGTATCCAATTTGGTTTTTCAACCTATTTTTAAGATCAGCAAATAATTCGGTACTTTGATGTATGCTGAAGTACTGCTATATGGCCTTCTGTTTATCCGTTTCCTTCTGCTGCGCGCAAGTTGATACAAAAACGGGTAAATACTACTCCGACGGACATGGGAAACAGGTTTATCTGCCGCTTGGCGATATTTCCTTTGCCGATGAAGTGATAAGTTTTAAACATGGTAAGCCCCGCGCCATTCCGGGCGCGTTAGATTCTTCCCGGGCTATAGGAGTTTCCGATTTCACCGGTACGGATGAAGGTTTTCTT from Bacteroidota bacterium carries:
- a CDS encoding Rieske (2Fe-2S) protein, which encodes MERKDFLKLCGGSCLGLIGISVFTESCSPTHYVQGVVNNNMIRVAKTEFIVLKNDITNFRKYLIVKTDKLDFPIVVYRNSDTSYTGLFMKCTHQGVELSVNGDIITCTAHNSEFNNKGEIIQGPADQKLRSFPVTSDETNIYLQLS